CGACAGGGCCGATAAGGGGTTCAACGGAAAGAAAGCGCACGCTGGCGGGCGCAGCACGGAGATGCTCTATGCGTGCTGCTCCTTTTGCGTCCTCGACAGAAACGCCGAGCCAGATATGTTGCGGAGGCGTGCGTTGCTCGTAACGACTTTTCAGGTAATCGCGCATCCGCGAACTTCTCTTTGTAAGTACCTGAAAAATATGCCAATCAGCTGCTTCCATTGTCTCGAACACGGCGTCAACGAACGACTTGGGCACACCTTTGTGGAAGAGGTCACTCATGGAATTGACGAAGATCATCCGGCTTCGTTTCCAGCGAAGCGGCTGGTCAAGCCGCTCTGGTCGAAGAACTAAGTCGAAGCCATTTTCGAAGGGATGCCCAGGAATGCCGCGCCAACGCTCTGCAAAGCGCTCAGCATAACAGTTATCGCAGCCAGTCGTGATCTTGGTGCAGCCCGTAACGGGATTCCAAGTTGCGTCGGTCCACTCAATTGCACTGCCGTCGGCCATAACATTTCCTAAGATTTCTATCGTTAGCGTGCTGCATAATTCCAGCATTACGCTCGGATTTTCCCAATTTCATTAGAGAATCACAGCCAGCCATCTGAGGCAAGTGATAGTTCGACTGGCGAAGCACGTAGCGCCCGGCCCTCGCACTGTCGAATAGCGCTGCCCGCTGCATCCACACGCCAACCAACCACCCCCACCCCCTTGCATTTCCCCGCTCCCGGCGTAAGGCGGCGCCAACATAAACCCGCGCGTGCGACTCCCGCTGGCCCCGCTCTCCCGCTGCGCCGCCGGACAGTCATTCCCCGCCGCGCCAACATGGGGACTGCATCCTATGACCACCACGGGCAACGACACGCTGGGAACCCGCTCGACGCTGGACGTCGGCGGCAAGAGCTACGCTTATTATTCGCTCGACAAGGCCGCGGCCAAGCTGGGCGATGTCTCGCGCCTGCCGTTTTCGATGAAGGTGCTGCTCGAAAACCTGCTGCGCTTCGAGGATGGCGGCTTCACCGTGTCGACCGATGATGTGCAGGCGCTCGTCGACTGGCAGAAGGACCCGCATTCGAACCGCGAGATTCAATATCGCCCCGCGCGCGTCCTGCTTCAGGATTTCACCGGCGTTCCTTGTGTGGTCGACCTCGCCGCGATGCGCGATGCGATCGCGAAGCTGGGCGGCGACACGTCGAAGATCAACCCGCTCGTCCCCGTCCACCTCGTCATCGACCACTCGGTGATGGTCGACGAGTTCGGCCATCCCAAGGCGTTCGAGCAGAATGTCGAGATCGAATATTATCGCAACGGCGAACGCTATGACTTCCTGAAATGGGGGTCGAAAAGCCTCGACAATTTCAAGGCAGTGCCGCCGGGCACCGGCATCTGCCACCAGGTCAACCTCGAACATATCGCGCAGGCGGTGTGGTCGAGCGAGGATGCGTCGGGCGCGCTCGTCGCCTATCCCGACACCTGCGTCGGCACCGACAGCCACACGACGATGATCAACGGCCTCGGCGTGCTCGGCTGGGGCGTCGGCGGGATTGAAGCGGAAGCGGCGATGCTCGGCCAGCCCGTGTCGATGCTCATCCCCGAAGTCGTCGGCTTCAAGCTCACCGGCAAATTGAAGGAAGGCGTCACCGCGACCGACCTCGTGCTCACCGCGACGCAGATGCTGCGCGCCAAGGGCGTCGTCGGGCGCTTCGTCGAATATTATGGCCCCGGCCTCGCGTCCTTGAGCCTCGCCGACCGCGCGACGCTCGCGAACATGGCGCCCGAATATGGCGCGACCTGCGGCTTTTTCGGGATCGACGACAAGACGCTCGATTATATGCGCCTCACCGGTCGCTCCGACGAAAATATCGCGCTGGTCGAAGCCTATGCCAGGGCGCAGGGGCTGTGGCTGGCGGCCGACATGCCCGATCCGGTGTTCACCGACACGCTCGAGCTCGACATGGGCAGCGTCGTCCCCAGCCTCGCCGGGCCGAAGCGGCCGCAGGACAAGGTCGTGCTCACCGAAGTCGACGATGTGTTCAACGCCGACCTCAGGAACGTCTATGGCAAGGACGCGCCGGAGCGCGTGCCGGTCGCGGGCAGGGAGCATGATATCGGCGACGGCGACGTGGTGATCGCGGCGATCACCAGCTGCACCAACACCTCGAACCCCGGCGTGATGGTCGCCGCGGGCCTCGTCGCCAAGAAGGCGAACGAGCGCGGGCTGAAGCCCAAGCCGTGGGTCAAGACCTCGCTCGCGCCGGGGTCGCAGGTCGTCACCGACTATCTGGTCAAGGCGGGGCTGCAGGACCATCTCGACGCGGTCGGCTACAATCTCGTCGGCTATGGCTGCACCACCTGCATCGGCAATTCGGGGCCGCTCGCGGAGCCGATTTCGGCCGCGATCAACGGCAATGACATCGTCGCCGCCTCGGTCCTGTCGGGCAACCGCAATTTCGAGGGCCGCGTGTCGCCCGACGTGCGCGCGAACTTCCTCGCCTCGCCGCCGCTCGTCGTCGCCTATGCGCTGAAGGGCACGGTGACCGAGGATTTCACCACCACGCCGATCGGACAGGACCGGGACGGCAAGGACGTCTTCCTCGCCGACATCTGGCCGACCAATCAGGAAGTCGCCGACGCGATCGCCGGCGCGGTCGACCGCGACATGTTCCTGGCCCGCTACGCCCATGTCTATCAGGGCGACGAGCATTGGCAGAAGATCGAGGTCGAGGGCAGCGACACCTATCAGTGGCGCGCGGGCAGCACCTATGTCGCCAACCCGCCCTATTTCGAGGGGATGACGATGACCCCGGCGCCGGTGTCGGACATCGTGGATGCAAAGCCGCTCGCGATCCTCGGCGACAGCATCACCACCGACCACATCAGCCCCGCGGGCAGCATCAAGGCGGACAGCCCGGCCGGAAAATGGCTTATGGAACATCAGGTTAGCAAGGCCGACTTCAACAGCTACGGCGCCCGCCGCGGCCATCACGAGGTCATGATGCGCGGCACCTTCGCCAATATCCGCATCAAAAACGAAATGGTCCCCGGCATCGAGGGCGGCATGTCGCGCTATGGCTCGGAAGTCATGCCGATCTATGACGTCGCGA
This DNA window, taken from Sphingopyxis alaskensis RB2256, encodes the following:
- a CDS encoding DUF5131 family protein, coding for MADGSAIEWTDATWNPVTGCTKITTGCDNCYAERFAERWRGIPGHPFENGFDLVLRPERLDQPLRWKRSRMIFVNSMSDLFHKGVPKSFVDAVFETMEAADWHIFQVLTKRSSRMRDYLKSRYEQRTPPQHIWLGVSVEDAKGAARIEHLRAAPASVRFLSVEPLIGPVGEVDLSDIHWVIAGGESGPGARILNIEWARQIRDECERQNVSFFFKQWGGIRPKSGGRDLDGREWNDFPSMKAASG
- the acnA gene encoding aconitate hydratase AcnA gives rise to the protein MTTTGNDTLGTRSTLDVGGKSYAYYSLDKAAAKLGDVSRLPFSMKVLLENLLRFEDGGFTVSTDDVQALVDWQKDPHSNREIQYRPARVLLQDFTGVPCVVDLAAMRDAIAKLGGDTSKINPLVPVHLVIDHSVMVDEFGHPKAFEQNVEIEYYRNGERYDFLKWGSKSLDNFKAVPPGTGICHQVNLEHIAQAVWSSEDASGALVAYPDTCVGTDSHTTMINGLGVLGWGVGGIEAEAAMLGQPVSMLIPEVVGFKLTGKLKEGVTATDLVLTATQMLRAKGVVGRFVEYYGPGLASLSLADRATLANMAPEYGATCGFFGIDDKTLDYMRLTGRSDENIALVEAYARAQGLWLAADMPDPVFTDTLELDMGSVVPSLAGPKRPQDKVVLTEVDDVFNADLRNVYGKDAPERVPVAGREHDIGDGDVVIAAITSCTNTSNPGVMVAAGLVAKKANERGLKPKPWVKTSLAPGSQVVTDYLVKAGLQDHLDAVGYNLVGYGCTTCIGNSGPLAEPISAAINGNDIVAASVLSGNRNFEGRVSPDVRANFLASPPLVVAYALKGTVTEDFTTTPIGQDRDGKDVFLADIWPTNQEVADAIAGAVDRDMFLARYAHVYQGDEHWQKIEVEGSDTYQWRAGSTYVANPPYFEGMTMTPAPVSDIVDAKPLAILGDSITTDHISPAGSIKADSPAGKWLMEHQVSKADFNSYGARRGHHEVMMRGTFANIRIKNEMVPGIEGGMSRYGSEVMPIYDVAMRHKADGTPLVVIAGKEYGTGSSRDWAAKGTNLLGVRAVIVESFERIHRSNLVGMGVLPLQFTDGQTRETLGLTGDDQFTITGVADLKPRQTVTVNVTRPDGSTFAFDALCRIDTANEVEYYMNGGILHYVLRKLAA